The following proteins come from a genomic window of Emys orbicularis isolate rEmyOrb1 chromosome 9, rEmyOrb1.hap1, whole genome shotgun sequence:
- the LOC135884124 gene encoding uncharacterized protein LOC135884124, with the protein MALLSAENPPPAQPEGERDQLPGVNSKVWAEEGGFARARNALPVHISLKEGSRPVQIRQYPLKLTTRIGLKPLIQKFLQYGWLREGTSPYNTPIMGVPKPNGQYRLVQDLRQVNKLIEAPYPVVPNPHTILGQVPRSHSWFSVIDLKDAFFSIPLDQESQKLFAFEWEDPDTHYKAQYLWTVVPQGLTCAPEIFGSQLKRDLAPFLARHPSCNIVQYCDDLLLSAETETACREQTIELLNFLGAQGYKVSREKAQLVRQQVTFLGYHLCQGRRSLGKDRIQVILESPQPRSPRELRAFLGLTGFCQLWIPDYGGKAKPLYESLTKEGLLHWSWTKEKEKAFQELKKALVQPPALAFPDSRKPFTLYVHERGGVASGVLCQKSGPTWRPVGYYSKVLDPVAKGWPACLRAVAATALLVQEAEKLTLGGDTEVVVPHGVPQILGTGAGEKHLNPSRHTRYEVGLLLAPNLTFKTVSSLNPATLLPDPQVPCRTRPTHDCIEVLQQETKPPPDLSDLPWPNPDIEGYVDGSSYVVDGKRFTGAAVVVRSGEVYKFKLSPNLSAQAAELVALIEALRLGTGKTINLYTDSRYAYMVVHAHGTLWKERGFITASGQTIAHGTLIKSLLEALMLPLRVALHRYAAPFQTLPLDQPVHSFQIGDQVLIKKWKRDPLTPRWDGPHTVSLISQAAVKVLGSDKWTHHTRVKRFLNPNPESNTTEEDNSPLSTPAPEARGGTGEDSTWEYQGLEGLKGLFKRKGQ; encoded by the exons CGGGCTCGAAACGCTCtaccagtgcatatttcccttaaggaaggaagcCGCCCAGTCCAaattcgacaatacccccttaagTTAACCACTCGGATCGGGTTGAagcctctgattcaaaagtttttgcagtacGGCTGGCTAAGGGAAGGCACTTCCCCATACAATACTCCGATAATGGGAGTGCCTAAGCCTAATGGGCAGTATCGAttggtccaggacctaagacaGGTTAATAAGTTAATAGAGGCCCCTTATCCAGTTGTCCCAAACCCTCATACTATCTTGGGCCAAGTCCCCAGGAGCCACAGCTGGTTCtctgtgatagatttaaaagatgctttcttctctataccccttgatcaggagtctcagaaactgtttgcctttgaatgggaggacccagatacccattacaaggctcagtatctctggactgttgtccctcagggacttacatgtgcacccgagatttttggcAGCCAGCTAAAAAGAGATCTTGCCCCGTTCCTGGCTAGACACCCCTCGTGCAACATAGTTCAGTATTGTGATGATCTGCTCTTAAGTGCTGAGACGGAAACAGCTTGTAGAGAGCAGACTATAGAACTCCTTAATTTTCTTGGGGCTCAGGGGTACAAGGTTTCCAGGGAAAAAGCCCAATTGGTTAGGCAGCAGGTCACCTTTCTCGGGTATCATCTTTGTCAGGGACGTCGTAGCTTGGGTAAAGACAGGATCCAAGTTATACTTGAGAGTCCTCAGCCCCGAAGTCCCAGAGAGTTGAGAGCTTTCCTGGGACTAACCGGTTTTTGCCAGCTTTGGATCCCTGACTACGGAGGGAAGGCCAAACCACTATACGAGTCCCTTACTAAAGAGGGTCTGCTACATTGGTCATggaccaaggaaaaagaaaaagcatttcaagagcTTAAAAAAGCCTTAGTTCAGCCTCCCGCTTTAGCTTTCCCGGATTCCCGGAAGCCGTTCACCCTATACGTTcacgagaggggaggggtggcatctggagtcctgtgccaAAAGTCGGGACCGACCTGGCGACCTGTAGGTTACTACTCAAAGGTATTGGACCCGGTTGCCAAAGGCTGGCCGGCTTGTTTACGAGCCGTGGCTGCGACCGCTCTCCTTGTGCAGGAGGCTGAAAAATTAACCTTGGGTGGGGATACTGAGGTTGTGGTGCCCCATGGGGTACCCCAGATACTGGGAACAGGAGCCggggaaaagcatctaaatcccagtcGGCATACTAGATATGAGGTGGGGCTTTTGTTGGCCCCTAACCTGACTTTCAAAACAGTTAGTTCCCTCAACCCGGCTACCTTACTGCCTGATCCCCAAGTTCCCTGTAGGACCCGCCCCACTCATGATtgtattgaagtcttgcaacaAGAGACTAAACCTCCCCCTGATCTCTCAGATTTGCCCTGGCCCAATCCCGATATCGAAGGATACGTTGATGGATCTAGTTATGTAGTAGATGGGAAGCGGTTTACAGGAGCAGCCGTCGTAGTTAGGAGTGGAGAGGTGTACAAGTTTAAGCTTAGCCCCAATTTATCTGCCCAGGCGGCGGAGCTGGTGGCTCTTATTGAGGCTCTCCGGTTAGGAACTGGGAAAACTATTAATTTGTATACTGACAGTCGTTATGCGTATATGGTGGTGCATGCCCACGGAACCCTGTGGAAAGAAAGGGGCTTCATTACGGCTTCAGGCCAAACAATAGCCCATGGGACCCTTATTAAGTCATTGCTTGAGGCCCTGATGCTCCCCCTCCGGGTCGCC ctacatCGATACGCGGCGCCTTTCCAGACCCTTCCCTTGGATCAACCCGTGCATTCATTCCAGATCGGTGATCAAGTCCTTATCAAAAAGTGGAAGCGTGATCCCCTCACGCCACGGTGGGACGGCCCGCACACTGTATCGCTCATCAGCCAGGCCGCCGTTAAGGTTCTCGGGAGCGACAAGTGGACACATCATACACGGGTAAAGCGGTTTCTGAATCCAAACCCGGAGAGCAACACAACTGAAGAGGACAACAGCCCTCTGTCGACTCCGGCTCCggaagcccggggtggcacaggtgaAGACTCCACCTGGGAGTACCAAGGACTAGAGGGACTAAAGGGACTGTTTAAGAGAAAGGGACAATGA